A genomic stretch from Candidatus Hydrogenisulfobacillus filiaventi includes:
- a CDS encoding conserved protein of unknown function (Evidence 4 : Unknown function but conserved in other organisms) translates to MTHLLPPSRQDFSQPDAYGHPAAVLKEGELFYVGYAEDDDCRTDGGGGLYYRDTRFLSCLAWRIAGTRPQLLSAGASEPGRAQMDATNHELLLDGIRLPAHRLHLRISVLVADRLYQRLRLLNFSDRPVAFTLDLLLAADFRDIFEVRGLQRVLRGELLEPRRTPDGVRFAYRGLDGVLRETVCRMDPPPDRVEWDDSGRARLSYHLELPPGVKEYRYLEVLPVLHEPGETADPGPAMALSRGFARAAFRQAREYRDWEASCTRIETDNRVYSAQLRQATMDMRALLTSYPGQGRIIAAGIPWYVAPFGRDALITGIETLILNPVILIDSLRFLARYQGVEENHWREEEPGKILHELRRGEMARCNEVPHTPYYGSVDSTLWWIIGLYEAWNFTGDRGLLEELAPALKRALDWIGRYGDMDGDGLVEYQRRSPRGLDNQGWKDSWDAVQDAEGRPPEGPVALVEVQGYAYHALRAGAVMLTALGEPEEAEQLRRQADRLREVFLSRFWDPVQGRVALALDGHKRPLWVESSNPGHLLFTGILPRPAARQVARSLFRTPMFSGWGIRTLAETAPYYNPLSYHNGSVWPHDNAIVAWGLKTLGEGGLLMTLARSLYEAAQFFPQGRLPELFCGFTRRQGGGPVHYPVACDPQSWAAATPFMLLRLLLGIEAQGRRIVVRRPELPPWVDSIYLRQLAIGSGHLDIEFARGRGVTYANVVRMEGDLSISIEPV, encoded by the coding sequence GTGACGCACCTCTTGCCTCCTAGCCGGCAGGATTTCTCCCAGCCGGATGCCTACGGGCATCCGGCGGCGGTGTTGAAGGAAGGGGAGCTGTTTTACGTCGGCTATGCCGAGGATGACGACTGCCGGACCGATGGCGGCGGGGGCCTATACTACCGTGATACGCGCTTCCTGAGCTGCCTGGCCTGGCGGATCGCCGGCACCCGCCCGCAGCTCCTGTCCGCAGGCGCCTCGGAACCGGGCCGGGCGCAAATGGACGCCACCAACCACGAACTGCTACTGGACGGGATCCGCCTGCCGGCCCACCGCCTGCACCTGCGCATCAGCGTGCTGGTGGCCGACCGGCTCTACCAGCGCCTGCGCCTGCTGAACTTTTCCGACCGCCCGGTGGCGTTCACCCTGGACCTGCTGCTCGCCGCCGACTTCCGGGACATCTTCGAAGTGCGGGGCCTGCAGCGGGTCCTGCGGGGCGAACTCCTGGAACCTCGGCGCACCCCCGACGGGGTGAGGTTTGCCTACCGGGGCCTGGACGGGGTGCTGCGGGAGACGGTCTGCCGCATGGACCCGCCCCCCGACCGGGTGGAATGGGACGACAGCGGGCGCGCGCGCCTGTCCTACCACCTGGAGCTGCCGCCGGGGGTGAAGGAGTACCGCTATCTGGAAGTGCTGCCGGTGCTGCACGAACCGGGGGAAACAGCGGATCCCGGCCCGGCGATGGCCCTCAGCCGGGGCTTTGCCCGCGCCGCCTTCCGGCAGGCGCGCGAATACCGCGACTGGGAGGCTTCCTGCACCCGCATCGAGACCGACAACCGGGTCTACAGTGCGCAGCTGCGGCAGGCTACCATGGACATGCGGGCCCTGCTCACCTCCTATCCCGGCCAGGGCCGCATCATTGCGGCAGGTATCCCCTGGTACGTGGCGCCCTTCGGGCGGGATGCCCTCATTACCGGCATCGAGACCCTGATCCTGAACCCGGTGATCCTGATTGACAGCCTGCGCTTCCTGGCCCGCTATCAGGGAGTGGAGGAGAACCACTGGCGGGAGGAGGAGCCGGGCAAGATCCTGCACGAGCTGCGGCGGGGGGAGATGGCCCGGTGCAACGAGGTGCCGCATACCCCGTACTACGGCTCGGTCGACAGCACGTTGTGGTGGATTATCGGCCTCTACGAAGCCTGGAATTTCACCGGCGACCGGGGCCTGCTGGAGGAGCTGGCCCCCGCCCTGAAACGGGCGCTGGACTGGATCGGGCGCTACGGGGACATGGACGGGGACGGGTTGGTGGAATACCAGCGCCGGTCCCCGCGCGGGCTGGACAACCAGGGCTGGAAGGACTCCTGGGATGCCGTCCAGGATGCCGAGGGCCGGCCGCCCGAGGGGCCGGTGGCCCTGGTGGAGGTGCAGGGCTACGCCTACCATGCCTTGCGCGCCGGCGCCGTGATGCTGACCGCCCTGGGGGAGCCGGAGGAAGCGGAGCAGCTGCGCCGGCAGGCGGACCGTCTGCGGGAGGTGTTCCTGAGCCGGTTCTGGGATCCGGTGCAGGGGCGGGTGGCCTTGGCCTTGGACGGCCATAAGCGGCCGCTGTGGGTGGAGTCCTCCAACCCGGGTCACCTGCTATTTACGGGCATCCTGCCCCGGCCGGCCGCTCGGCAGGTCGCGCGCTCCCTCTTCCGTACCCCCATGTTCTCCGGCTGGGGCATCCGCACCCTGGCGGAGACCGCCCCCTACTACAACCCGCTTAGCTACCACAACGGGTCGGTCTGGCCCCACGACAACGCCATCGTGGCCTGGGGGCTGAAGACGCTGGGGGAGGGCGGGTTGCTGATGACCCTGGCCCGTTCGCTCTACGAGGCGGCGCAGTTCTTCCCCCAAGGCCGGCTGCCGGAACTTTTCTGCGGCTTCACCCGCCGGCAGGGGGGCGGGCCGGTGCATTATCCGGTGGCATGCGACCCTCAGAGCTGGGCAGCGGCTACCCCTTTCATGCTCCTGCGGCTGCTGCTGGGCATCGAGGCCCAGGGCCGGCGGATCGTGGTGCGCCGGCCCGAGCTGCCGCCCTGGGTGGATTCCATCTACCTCCGTCAGCTGGCGATCGGCAGCGGGCACCTGGACATCGAGTTCGCCCGCGGCCGGGGTGTCACCTACGCCAACGTCGTGCGGATGGAAGGGGACCTGTCCATCTCTATCGAGCCCGTCTAA
- a CDS encoding putative Lipopolysaccharide N-acetylglucosaminyltransferase (Evidence 3 : Putative function from multiple computational evidences; Product type e : enzyme): protein MNIAHLHWAFPPTIGGVETHLALLGPALVRRGHTVSLLCGRPPGTPAVETFEGMTVTRTEWLELNHLTAADFEAEREQVERTIAEFLDAAAPDVVHLHNWHYFTPVPLEAVLAWREAHPRTALVLTAHNVWEDAAGRSFLRYRDRYDAVIAVSEHIRRALLQDGYPAARLHVVHHGLAPAWLEEPPRPPVYPDLAGRPVIFHPARMSLAKGSREVVLAFREVLAEVPDAVLVLAGVDRTVDWGNLQRHEIAAMRELIAASDLEPAIRFRTFAWPEIMAMYDQAALVVYPSQYPEPFGIVVIEAMARQRPVVVTRLGAFPEIVEDGRSGLMVAPGSVAELAAAMRRVLARPEEAARLGREARARVQAAFTLEGMVTATEAVYQTALKARPEVMTRDAPLAS from the coding sequence ATGAACATTGCCCATCTGCACTGGGCGTTTCCTCCCACCATCGGCGGGGTCGAAACCCACCTGGCCCTGCTGGGCCCGGCCCTGGTCCGCCGGGGCCACACCGTGTCGCTGCTGTGCGGGCGCCCGCCCGGCACCCCCGCGGTGGAAACCTTTGAGGGCATGACCGTGACCCGCACCGAGTGGCTGGAACTGAACCACCTGACCGCCGCCGACTTTGAAGCCGAGCGCGAGCAGGTGGAGCGGACCATCGCCGAGTTCCTGGATGCGGCCGCCCCCGACGTGGTCCACCTGCACAATTGGCATTATTTTACCCCGGTTCCCCTGGAGGCGGTGCTGGCCTGGCGGGAGGCCCACCCCCGGACCGCCCTGGTCCTCACCGCCCACAACGTCTGGGAGGACGCCGCCGGCCGCAGCTTCCTCCGCTACCGGGACCGGTACGACGCCGTGATCGCGGTGAGCGAGCATATCCGGCGGGCCCTCCTGCAGGACGGGTATCCGGCAGCCCGGCTGCATGTGGTGCACCATGGCCTGGCGCCGGCCTGGCTGGAGGAGCCGCCGCGGCCGCCGGTGTATCCGGACCTGGCGGGCCGGCCGGTCATCTTCCATCCCGCGCGCATGAGCTTGGCCAAGGGTTCGCGCGAGGTGGTGCTGGCCTTCCGCGAGGTGCTGGCGGAGGTGCCGGACGCGGTGCTGGTGCTGGCGGGCGTGGACCGCACAGTGGACTGGGGCAACCTGCAGCGGCACGAAATCGCCGCCATGCGCGAGCTCATCGCCGCCTCCGACCTGGAGCCGGCCATCCGGTTCCGCACTTTCGCCTGGCCTGAGATCATGGCCATGTACGACCAGGCCGCGTTGGTGGTGTACCCGTCCCAATACCCGGAGCCGTTCGGAATCGTGGTGATTGAGGCCATGGCCCGCCAGCGGCCGGTGGTGGTCACCCGCCTGGGGGCGTTCCCGGAAATCGTGGAGGACGGCCGCTCCGGCCTGATGGTGGCACCGGGATCGGTGGCGGAGCTGGCCGCGGCCATGCGCCGGGTGCTGGCGCGGCCGGAGGAGGCGGCGCGCCTGGGCCGGGAGGCACGGGCCCGGGTGCAGGCCGCCTTCACCCTGGAGGGGATGGTCACCGCCACCGAAGCGGTGTACCAGACCGCCCTGAAGGCCCGGCCGGAGGTGATGACCCGTGACGCACCTCTTGCCTCCTAG
- a CDS encoding Lipoate-protein ligase A codes for MTMAGDLRPRYRWYQLDASAGAAALALSPVLDEALAPTVTRPGALPLVLVRTQFPHVLLGPRDRRLPRLGEALAWLRRQGYPAYFRAGGGSAVLLDEGCVSFAVARPARDLTRWQANFTELVEGVVAGLAELGIRARFGAAPGAYCEGPYDLVVDGRKLAGIAQAVRQGFTLVSGMVLVDQDPARTTALLQEFYERAGDGRRLDAGAVTHLKALRPERPPAPAEVAAALYRGYATGFALEPVPWQEADWDRARRLLAAREAEVSALAGDQVARPE; via the coding sequence GTGACCATGGCTGGCGACCTTCGCCCCCGTTACCGCTGGTACCAGCTGGATGCCTCCGCCGGGGCCGCAGCCCTGGCTCTCTCCCCGGTGCTGGATGAGGCGCTGGCCCCCACCGTCACCCGGCCGGGGGCGCTGCCGCTGGTGCTGGTCCGCACCCAGTTCCCCCATGTCCTGCTGGGCCCCCGCGACCGCCGCCTGCCCCGGCTGGGGGAAGCCCTGGCCTGGCTGCGCCGGCAGGGCTACCCGGCCTATTTCCGGGCCGGCGGCGGCAGCGCCGTGCTGCTGGACGAAGGCTGCGTGAGCTTTGCGGTGGCCCGCCCCGCGCGCGACCTTACCCGCTGGCAGGCCAACTTTACTGAACTGGTGGAAGGGGTGGTGGCGGGGCTGGCGGAGCTCGGCATCCGGGCGCGGTTCGGGGCCGCTCCCGGGGCCTACTGCGAAGGGCCCTACGACCTGGTGGTGGACGGCCGCAAGCTGGCGGGGATTGCGCAGGCGGTCCGGCAGGGGTTTACCCTGGTCTCCGGCATGGTCCTGGTGGACCAGGATCCGGCGCGCACTACCGCCCTGCTGCAGGAATTTTATGAGCGGGCCGGTGACGGGCGGCGCCTTGACGCGGGCGCCGTCACCCATCTCAAGGCCCTCCGCCCGGAACGGCCCCCCGCCCCCGCGGAGGTGGCCGCGGCCCTGTACCGGGGCTACGCGACCGGCTTTGCCCTGGAGCCCGTCCCGTGGCAGGAGGCGGACTGGGACCGGGCCCGGCGCCTGCTGGCGGCGCGGGAGGCGGAGGTGTCCGCGCTGGCGGGGGATCAGGTGGCCAGGCCGGAATAG
- a CDS encoding conserved protein of unknown function (Evidence 4 : Unknown function but conserved in other organisms), translating into MWDGRCPVCGSGEVVDAGTLTVSGARMQVTVEHASLCTLCGHLELAIPQPALVRLYPPGVRYLTRALRDQLRQRRRLRRRYSGLAT; encoded by the coding sequence ATGTGGGACGGAAGATGCCCGGTCTGCGGATCCGGTGAGGTGGTCGATGCCGGCACCCTCACCGTCAGCGGCGCCCGGATGCAGGTCACGGTGGAGCACGCCAGCCTGTGCACACTCTGCGGGCACCTGGAGCTGGCCATCCCCCAGCCGGCACTGGTCCGGCTCTATCCGCCCGGCGTGCGCTACCTGACCCGGGCCCTCCGGGACCAGCTGCGGCAGCGCCGCCGGTTACGCCGCCGCTATTCCGGCCTGGCCACCTGA
- a CDS encoding Nudix hydrolase domain-containing protein, protein MMHRQQLLSRAGRWCPAWAVWQAMWWTQSHFVVAVVGVVWASPDHVLLLRHSYRPRYPWGLPTGWVRAGETPETALLREIREESGLHLPGPLHPLGSALPRPRHLELGFWIDSGLEAGEAGAAGLAGTPSADGEVLAAGWYRTGHWPGPLMAGQEAWIARARRARQEAGRLA, encoded by the coding sequence GTGATGCACAGGCAGCAGCTTTTGAGCCGGGCCGGGCGATGGTGCCCGGCCTGGGCGGTCTGGCAGGCCATGTGGTGGACGCAGTCCCACTTCGTGGTGGCCGTGGTGGGCGTGGTCTGGGCATCCCCGGACCACGTCCTTTTGCTGCGCCATTCCTACCGTCCCCGCTACCCCTGGGGTCTGCCCACCGGCTGGGTCCGGGCGGGTGAGACCCCTGAGACCGCCCTCCTGCGTGAAATCCGGGAGGAGTCCGGCCTCCATCTGCCGGGGCCGCTGCATCCCCTGGGCAGCGCGCTTCCCCGGCCGCGCCACCTGGAGCTGGGCTTCTGGATCGACAGCGGTCTGGAAGCGGGGGAGGCCGGGGCCGCCGGCCTGGCCGGCACCCCCTCTGCTGACGGGGAGGTGCTGGCCGCCGGGTGGTACCGGACCGGGCACTGGCCGGGGCCGCTGATGGCCGGGCAGGAGGCGTGGATCGCCCGGGCCCGCCGGGCCCGGCAGGAGGCCGGACGCCTGGCCTGA
- a CDS encoding conserved protein of unknown function (Evidence 4 : Unknown function but conserved in other organisms) has protein sequence MPLGNMNGRLTLGVLILILGLTFLATALIERKTPGVKRLLQWLGALGAVFTVGGVSLLLMP, from the coding sequence ATGCCGCTGGGCAACATGAACGGCCGGCTCACGCTGGGCGTGTTGATCCTGATCCTCGGGCTGACGTTTCTGGCGACCGCACTCATTGAACGCAAGACGCCGGGTGTCAAACGCCTGCTGCAATGGCTGGGGGCGCTGGGGGCGGTCTTCACCGTGGGAGGCGTATCCCTCCTTTTGATGCCCTGA
- a CDS encoding putative HTH cro/C1-type domain-containing protein (Evidence 3 : Putative function from multiple computational evidences): protein MARRLPPYAPVIRFLRQARGLSPEELARRIGQPDYYVGYLEEGYRRPRLPVLEALAAAFGWHPFELALVAEEPIPYPDWPASAATAEWTRLADEWATVVDAIDRYVTARALLEHPEWWEEVGAGPEVRARAQAWGLVAVYDWLRERWQPLGRPAARQRVPAGPADIRARLEAGPLPPAAPEPLPPWLAGLPERQRRLLARIAGALAEPEAD from the coding sequence ATGGCGCGCCGATTGCCGCCCTATGCGCCCGTGATCCGCTTCCTGCGCCAGGCCCGTGGCTTAAGCCCGGAGGAACTGGCCCGCCGCATCGGGCAACCGGACTACTACGTGGGTTACCTGGAGGAAGGCTACCGACGCCCCCGCCTTCCGGTGCTGGAGGCCCTGGCGGCCGCCTTCGGCTGGCATCCCTTCGAGCTGGCGCTGGTGGCGGAGGAACCCATCCCCTACCCCGATTGGCCCGCCTCCGCCGCCACGGCCGAGTGGACCCGTCTGGCAGACGAATGGGCGACGGTGGTGGACGCGATCGACCGTTATGTGACCGCCCGTGCTCTGCTGGAGCATCCCGAATGGTGGGAGGAGGTAGGGGCCGGCCCCGAGGTCCGGGCCCGGGCGCAGGCCTGGGGCCTGGTCGCGGTCTACGATTGGTTGCGGGAGCGCTGGCAGCCGCTAGGTCGGCCGGCAGCCCGTCAGCGGGTCCCGGCCGGCCCCGCCGACATCCGGGCCCGCCTGGAGGCCGGCCCGCTGCCGCCGGCGGCACCTGAGCCCCTGCCGCCCTGGCTGGCCGGCCTGCCCGAACGTCAACGGCGCCTGCTGGCCCGCATCGCCGGGGCGCTGGCGGAACCGGAGGCCGACTAA
- a CDS encoding F420-0:Gamma-glutamyl ligase: protein MSGMEGPATGQAGHWLPKAPREVGPGRVERYVVRTHLVQPREDLVRNLSPYLAGRVRPGDIVCVGEKVVAIAEGRVYELEAVRARWLARFLAGRVRQLGYGLGLRRPETMEMAIREVGSLRIMAAAAAGALDRLTGRSGDFYRVAGRRVSTIDGPGPTTIPPYNRAIVLGPRRPELFARRLARRLGCGVAVVDVNDVGSVVLARSPGVDARLVEEALRDNPMGQGSQQTPVAVLRPRRRPAPGHPRRPGGPAGGLGVLQPWPGGGAGPA from the coding sequence ATGAGCGGGATGGAGGGACCGGCAACCGGGCAGGCCGGACACTGGCTGCCCAAAGCGCCCCGGGAGGTGGGCCCGGGCCGGGTGGAACGCTATGTGGTCCGGACCCACCTGGTCCAGCCGCGGGAGGACCTGGTGCGCAATCTGAGCCCCTATCTGGCGGGCCGGGTGCGGCCCGGGGATATCGTCTGCGTGGGCGAGAAGGTGGTGGCCATCGCGGAGGGGCGCGTGTACGAGCTGGAGGCGGTGCGGGCCCGCTGGCTGGCCCGCTTCCTTGCGGGCCGGGTGCGGCAGCTCGGATACGGCCTGGGCCTGCGCCGGCCGGAGACCATGGAGATGGCCATCCGGGAAGTGGGCAGCCTCCGCATTATGGCGGCGGCCGCGGCGGGAGCCCTGGACCGCCTGACCGGCCGTTCGGGGGATTTCTACCGCGTAGCCGGCCGCCGGGTCTCCACCATCGACGGTCCAGGGCCTACTACCATTCCCCCGTATAACCGGGCCATCGTGCTGGGGCCGCGCCGCCCGGAGCTGTTTGCCCGCCGGCTGGCCCGGCGCCTCGGGTGCGGGGTGGCGGTGGTGGACGTCAACGACGTCGGCAGTGTGGTGCTGGCCCGCAGTCCCGGGGTGGATGCCCGGCTGGTGGAGGAGGCGCTGCGCGACAACCCGATGGGACAAGGCAGTCAACAGACCCCGGTCGCGGTACTGCGGCCCCGGCGGCGGCCCGCGCCGGGACACCCCCGGCGGCCGGGCGGCCCGGCCGGGGGGCTGGGGGTATTGCAGCCCTGGCCTGGCGGCGGGGCGGGGCCGGCTTAG
- the fba gene encoding Fructose-bisphosphate aldolase (Evidence 2a : Function from experimental evidences in other organisms; Product type e : enzyme) produces MSQLIQRPTLEDMRLSPGKKARLYQLLYKYGPANGTLLVLPIDQGLEHGPRDFLDAPEAADPDFQFRIALEGPYSAIAVQIGLAERYYPEYAGRVPLVLKLNGKTEIPSDEAPISPLNATVEDAVRLGALAVGYTLYVGSPRQDEDFAQFRKVREDADRYGMPIIVWSYPRGAAIEAKGGKDTVYAVDYAARTAAELGADIIKLNVPNVDPEKLARAPKAYQRPWTVEEAVRQVIRSAGRSMVIFAGGERGSIDNTLQKAALCMDAGATGLIFGRNVWQRSYSDALTVTRSVSDLMKRYGR; encoded by the coding sequence ATGTCGCAGCTGATTCAGCGTCCGACCCTGGAAGACATGCGGCTGTCGCCGGGGAAGAAGGCGCGGCTGTACCAGCTCCTGTACAAGTATGGGCCCGCCAACGGCACCCTGCTGGTGCTGCCCATCGACCAGGGCCTGGAGCACGGCCCGCGCGACTTCCTGGACGCGCCGGAGGCCGCCGACCCCGACTTCCAGTTCCGCATCGCCCTGGAGGGCCCGTACTCGGCCATTGCGGTCCAGATTGGGCTGGCCGAGCGGTATTACCCGGAATACGCGGGACGCGTGCCCCTGGTCCTCAAGTTGAACGGCAAGACCGAGATTCCGTCCGACGAAGCCCCGATCTCGCCCCTCAACGCCACGGTCGAGGACGCCGTCCGCCTGGGCGCGCTGGCGGTGGGCTACACCCTGTACGTGGGCTCGCCGCGGCAGGATGAGGACTTTGCTCAGTTCCGCAAGGTGCGGGAGGACGCCGACCGCTACGGCATGCCCATCATCGTCTGGTCGTACCCGCGCGGGGCTGCCATCGAAGCCAAGGGTGGCAAGGACACCGTGTACGCCGTCGACTACGCCGCCCGGACCGCGGCCGAGCTGGGTGCCGACATCATCAAGCTGAACGTGCCCAACGTGGACCCCGAAAAGCTGGCCCGGGCACCCAAGGCCTACCAGCGGCCGTGGACGGTGGAGGAGGCGGTGCGCCAGGTCATCCGTTCGGCCGGCCGGTCCATGGTCATCTTCGCCGGCGGCGAGCGGGGCAGCATCGACAACACCCTGCAGAAGGCGGCCCTGTGCATGGACGCCGGCGCCACCGGGCTCATCTTCGGCCGCAACGTCTGGCAGCGGTCCTACAGCGACGCGCTGACGGTGACGCGCTCGGTCTCCGACCTCATGAAGCGTTACGGCCGTTAA
- a CDS encoding conserved protein of unknown function (Evidence 4 : Unknown function but conserved in other organisms), whose translation MMNRTQTVRFAAFVTVLAVLLGYVVYHRSASELPVGFSTAARHRVRPASSGSLQRLENYFVNYRMHRDKVMSQEIATLKGVLNNPALSREAKSEAAQTMVRDTQELKQEAAIEGLLSAQGFPLTAVTVTRNSAVVVVGADHLSSTQVARIADAVMKVTHFPPENVVILPKAE comes from the coding sequence ATGATGAACCGGACGCAAACCGTGCGCTTCGCGGCCTTTGTGACCGTGCTCGCGGTCCTGCTGGGCTACGTGGTCTATCACCGCTCCGCGTCGGAGCTGCCGGTCGGCTTCAGCACTGCAGCCCGCCACCGGGTCCGGCCGGCCAGCAGCGGATCCCTGCAACGCCTGGAGAACTACTTCGTGAACTACCGCATGCACCGCGACAAGGTCATGAGCCAGGAGATCGCCACCCTGAAGGGGGTGCTCAATAACCCTGCCCTCTCGCGGGAGGCCAAGTCGGAGGCGGCCCAGACCATGGTGCGCGACACCCAGGAACTGAAGCAGGAGGCGGCCATCGAGGGATTGTTGAGCGCACAGGGCTTTCCTCTGACCGCGGTCACGGTGACCCGCAACTCGGCGGTGGTGGTGGTGGGGGCCGACCACCTCTCCTCCACCCAGGTGGCGCGGATCGCCGATGCGGTGATGAAGGTGACCCACTTCCCGCCGGAGAATGTGGTCATCCTGCCTAAGGCGGAGTAG
- a CDS encoding protein of unknown function (Evidence 5 : Unknown function), translated as MAWPAGRGPPGSGAPARTAAGTLAGEEAAVSARLAAILARIPGAGRVHVAVTLSRTATDQYLGESGGSGGNGPLVVSTPSGGQQPVRLDELAPVVQGVVVVASGATRPLVRQELAQAVETLLNLAPYQVLILPEGL; from the coding sequence ATGGCTTGGCCGGCTGGGCGCGGCCCCCCGGGCTCCGGCGCCCCGGCCCGCACGGCGGCGGGGACCCTGGCCGGGGAGGAGGCGGCGGTGTCGGCCCGCTTGGCCGCCATCCTCGCCCGGATTCCCGGCGCCGGCCGCGTGCACGTGGCCGTCACCCTCTCCCGGACGGCGACCGACCAGTACCTGGGGGAATCCGGCGGGAGCGGCGGCAACGGGCCGCTGGTGGTCAGTACCCCCAGCGGAGGCCAGCAGCCGGTCCGCCTGGATGAGCTGGCGCCGGTGGTGCAGGGGGTGGTGGTGGTGGCCAGCGGGGCGACCCGGCCCCTGGTCCGTCAGGAGTTGGCGCAGGCGGTGGAAACCCTGCTCAATCTGGCCCCCTATCAGGTCCTGATTCTGCCCGAGGGGTTGTAG
- a CDS encoding protein of unknown function (Evidence 5 : Unknown function) has protein sequence MGAARFQPAPACRTGGGAGAPAGHPGALRPPVRQRPRCPDRGGRLCGRGGRLWSPHPGGGGAAGGGHPGGLPGGDGGPGADRARARGSGHGGGPGPAPARPALPGLRGGGAGGGDRPAGARLPPAGPAGGGREGGVVMQGLREWWTHLTREDRRALARLAALGLMGVLLLGAGGWLGRLGAAPRAPAPRPARRRGPWPGRRRRCRPAWPPSSPGFPAPAACTWPSPSPGRRPTSTWGNPAGAAATGRWWSVPPAEASSRSAWMSWRRWCRGWWWWPAGRPGPWSVRSWRRRWKPCSIWPPIRS, from the coding sequence GTGGGTGCTGCCCGATTCCAGCCTGCGCCGGCATGCAGGACTGGTGGTGGGGCTGGTGCTCCTGCTGGCCATCCTGGGGCCCTTCGCCCGCCTGTTCGGCAACGCCCGCGCTGCCCTGACCGGGGCGGGCGGCTATGTGGGCGGGGGGGCCGGCTATGGAGCCCTCATCCGGGAGGAGGAGGCGCAGCAGGCGGCGGCCATCCTGGAGGCCTACCCGGGGGTGACGGCGGCCCGGGTGCAGATCGGGCGCGGGCCCGGGGCTCCGGCCACGGTGGCGGTCCGGGCCCGGCGCCCGCCCGGCCCGCACTTCCGGGCTTACGTGGCGGCGGCGCTGGCGGCGGCGACCGGCCGGCAGGGGCGCGCCTTCCGCCTGCAGGTCCTGCCGGTGGCGGCCGGGAAGGGGGAGTCGTGATGCAGGGGCTGCGGGAGTGGTGGACCCACCTGACCCGGGAGGACCGCCGGGCACTGGCCCGCCTGGCCGCCCTGGGCCTGATGGGGGTGCTGCTGCTGGGGGCCGGCGGATGGCTTGGCCGGCTGGGCGCGGCCCCCCGGGCTCCGGCGCCCCGGCCCGCACGGCGGCGGGGACCCTGGCCGGGGAGGAGGCGGCGGTGTCGGCCCGCTTGGCCGCCATCCTCGCCCGGATTCCCGGCGCCGGCCGCGTGCACGTGGCCGTCACCCTCTCCCGGACGGCGACCGACCAGTACCTGGGGGAATCCGGCGGGAGCGGCGGCAACGGGCCGCTGGTGGTCAGTACCCCCAGCGGAGGCCAGCAGCCGGTCCGCCTGGATGAGCTGGCGCCGGTGGTGCAGGGGGTGGTGGTGGTGGCCAGCGGGGCGACCCGGCCCCTGGTCCGTCAGGAGTTGGCGCAGGCGGTGGAAACCCTGCTCAATCTGGCCCCCTATCAGGTCCTGA
- a CDS encoding conserved protein of unknown function (Evidence 4 : Unknown function but conserved in other organisms): MLATVSDWVRTLVVVALLGNLLEWVLPDSSLRRHAGLVVGLVLLLAILGPFARLFGNARAALTGAGGYVGGGAGYGALIREEEAQQAAAILEAYPGVTAARVQIGRGPGAPATVAVRARRPPGPHFRAYVAAALAAATGRQGRAFRLQVLPVAAGKGES; encoded by the coding sequence ATGCTGGCGACGGTGAGCGACTGGGTCCGGACGCTGGTGGTGGTGGCCCTGCTCGGGAACCTGCTGGAGTGGGTGCTGCCCGATTCCAGCCTGCGCCGGCATGCAGGACTGGTGGTGGGGCTGGTGCTCCTGCTGGCCATCCTGGGGCCCTTCGCCCGCCTGTTCGGCAACGCCCGCGCTGCCCTGACCGGGGCGGGCGGCTATGTGGGCGGGGGGGCCGGCTATGGAGCCCTCATCCGGGAGGAGGAGGCGCAGCAGGCGGCGGCCATCCTGGAGGCCTACCCGGGGGTGACGGCGGCCCGGGTGCAGATCGGGCGCGGGCCCGGGGCTCCGGCCACGGTGGCGGTCCGGGCCCGGCGCCCGCCCGGCCCGCACTTCCGGGCTTACGTGGCGGCGGCGCTGGCGGCGGCGACCGGCCGGCAGGGGCGCGCCTTCCGCCTGCAGGTCCTGCCGGTGGCGGCCGGGAAGGGGGAGTCGTGA